In Elephas maximus indicus isolate mEleMax1 chromosome 15, mEleMax1 primary haplotype, whole genome shotgun sequence, the following are encoded in one genomic region:
- the SPATC1 gene encoding speriolin: MSLLTNYEGLRHQIERLVRENEELKKLVRLIRENHELKSAIKTQAGGLGISGFSSGLGEAAANPAPRQGNYVFLPPSSAAANQPGLEDVGMVALAPLADMLSSPQPSPAMGSIVNPLTGQFSALLSGSVPMSQNNQLSSLLGSPMAVPPASTLASSLGLPSTGPLSSHLTSTVAVPPAGTLTSSLGLTSTGPLTPSSPMAVPPAGTLTTSFGLTSTGPLTPSSPVAVPPAGTLTSSLGLTSTGPLTPSSPLLAPTTVPLAVPQNLLANPMGNLVLSEPMRRCSSGRHPSAGSGPAAPSKVNDARGSRTSETSRKSILDLERKLAHRKASKFPDSPRESKQLAWERLVGEIAFQLDRRILSSIFPERVRLYGFTVSNIPEKIIQASMNPNDHKLDEELCQTLTQRYVSIMNRLQSLGYNGRVHPALTEQLVNTYGILRERPELAASEGGSYTVDFLQRVLVETVPPSMLTDALLLLSCLSQLSHDDGKPMFIW, encoded by the exons ATGTCTCTGCTCACCAATTACGAGGGGCTGCGGCATCAGATTGAGAGGCTGGTGCGGGAAAATGAGGAACTGAAGAAGTTGGTGCGGCTCATTCGGGAGAACCACGAGCTCAAGTCAGCCATCAAGACCCAGGCAGGCGGTCTGGGGATCAGCGGGTTCAGCAGTGGGCTCGGAGAGGCGGCCGCCAACCCGGCGCCACGCCAGGGCAACT ATGTCTTTCTGCCCCCATCCTCAGCAGCAGCCAACCAGCCAGGCCTGGAAGATGTCGGGATGGTAGCCCTGGCACCCCTGGCTGACATGTTGAGCAGCCCGCAGCCCAGCCCTGCAATGGGCTCCATCGTGAACCCCCTGACAGGCCAGTTCAGCGCGCTGCTGTCCGGCTCCGTGCCCATGTCACAGAATAACCAGCTCAGCAGCCTCCTGGGTAGCCCAATGGCAGTGCCCCCGGCTAGCACATTGGCCAGCTCCCTGGGCCTGCCTTCGACCGGCCCCTTGAGCAGCCACCTGACCAGCACAGTGGCAGTGCCCCCAGCAGGCACGCTGACCAGCTCCCTGGGTCTGACATCCACTGGCCCCCTGACTCCAAGCAGCCCTATGGCGGTGCCTCCAGCGGGCACGCTGACAACCTCCTTTGGGCTGACTTCGACTGGCCCCCTGACTCCAAGCAGCCCCGTGGCAGTGCCCCCAGCTGGCACACTGACTAGCTCCCTGGGTCTGACTTCCACTGGCCCCCTGACTCCAAGCAGCCCCCTGCTTGCCCCCACGACGGTCCCTCTGGCTGTACCTCAGAACCTGCTGGCCAACCCCATGGGCAACCTGGTGCTGTCGGAGCCCATGCGAAGGTGCTCCTCTGGGCGCCACCCCTCAGCAGGCTCAGGGCCTGCTGCTCCTTCAAAAG TCAACGACGCCCGGGGGTCTCGAACCTCAGAAACATCACGGAAAAGCATCCTGGATCTGGAGCGAAAGCTGGCCCACCGCAAGGCCAGCAAGTTCCCTGACAGCCCCCGAG AGTCAAAGCAGCTGGcctgggagcggctggtgggagagATTGCCTTCCAGCTGGACCGCAGGATCCTGTCCAGCATCTTCCCAGAGCGCGTGCGTCTTTATGGCTTCACTGTCTCCAACATTCCCGAGAAGATCATCCAG GCCTCCATGAACCCCAACGACCACAAGCTGGATGAAGAGCTGTGCCAGACACTCACACAGCGCTACGTGAGCATCATGAACCGGCTGCAGAGCCTGGGCTACAACGGGCGGGTGCACCCGGCACTGACCGAGCAGCTGGTGAACACCTATGGCATCCTGCGCGAGCGGCCCGAGCTGGCCGCCTCAGAGGGCGGCTCTTACACTGTGGACTTCCTGCAGCGTGTGCTGGTGGAGACCGTGCCCCCCAGCATGCTCACTGACGCACTGCTGCTGCTCTCCTGCCTTAGCCAGCTGTCACATGATGACGGCAAGCCCATGTTCATCTGGTGA